Proteins from a single region of Geothrix sp. PMB-07:
- the mltG gene encoding endolytic transglycosylase MltG encodes MARSSTSLRLLLATLVLAAIPGFGGWWAWKGQGPLQQEATVLVKRGANINQVADQLERDGVIRSASLFKLWARSRKLQLIRGEYTFSPRTSLADVAGKLRRAEIHYTTVSIPEGAHAWSVQKRLKDFVPEEVFWTLWKSPRLAKSAGFEQAETLEGLIAPATYKLHHAMEPEEVMLMLVEAFHSQVRPKLEGGVLPPYETLILASLVEKETKLVEEQPHVAGVYKKRLDIGMRLQCDPTSLYARWLSEDLRFTAPTVADIRRSHRFNTYTVSGLPPTPIAIPSPTAIQAAREPLVGKDLYFVATGKGGHNFAPTLRDHNRNVGVYRQEITRQKRAARG; translated from the coding sequence ATGGCACGATCCTCGACTTCCCTCCGGCTTCTTCTGGCCACCCTCGTTCTCGCGGCGATTCCCGGCTTTGGGGGCTGGTGGGCCTGGAAGGGGCAGGGCCCCCTGCAGCAGGAAGCCACGGTCCTGGTGAAGCGGGGTGCCAACATCAACCAGGTGGCGGATCAGTTGGAGCGCGATGGTGTCATCCGATCCGCTTCCCTGTTCAAGCTCTGGGCCCGGTCCCGCAAACTGCAGCTCATCCGCGGCGAGTACACGTTCAGCCCCCGCACCAGCCTGGCCGATGTGGCCGGAAAGCTTCGCCGGGCCGAGATCCACTACACCACCGTGTCCATTCCCGAAGGGGCCCACGCCTGGTCGGTGCAGAAACGGCTGAAGGATTTCGTTCCCGAGGAGGTGTTCTGGACGCTGTGGAAGAGCCCCAGGCTGGCCAAGTCCGCCGGCTTCGAGCAGGCGGAAACCCTGGAAGGCCTCATCGCCCCCGCCACCTACAAGCTGCACCATGCCATGGAGCCGGAGGAGGTCATGCTCATGCTGGTGGAGGCCTTTCACAGCCAGGTGCGCCCCAAGTTGGAGGGCGGCGTGCTGCCCCCCTACGAGACCCTGATCCTGGCCAGCCTGGTGGAGAAGGAGACCAAGCTGGTGGAGGAGCAGCCGCATGTGGCGGGGGTCTACAAGAAGCGCCTGGACATCGGCATGCGTCTGCAATGTGACCCCACCAGCCTCTACGCCCGCTGGCTCAGCGAAGACCTGCGTTTCACCGCGCCGACTGTGGCTGACATCCGCCGCTCTCACCGCTTCAATACGTATACCGTGAGTGGCCTGCCCCCCACGCCCATCGCCATCCCCAGCCCCACGGCCATCCAGGCGGCCCGGGAGCCCCTCGTGGGCAAGGATCTCTACTTCGTGGCCACGGGGAAGGGCGGCCACAACTTCGCGCCCACCCTGCGGGATCACAACCGCAACGTGGGGGTGTATCGCCAGGAAATCACCCGCCAGAAACGGGCTGCCCGTGGCTAA
- a CDS encoding ATP-binding protein — protein sequence MAARPGHFWISLAALGAPALIAWQLLRPAPAARPAWWLGSALVVILLLWVAALSFLLVRRRMELQSRLAEERDSQQRLLKAVMDAATEVALIATDAQGVIQLFNAGAEQMLGLKAQEVIHRMTPEAFHLPEEAEARGRELSEALGVPIRGFEVYSALPQRGLSEVRTWTYRRADGQHIPVRLAVTALRDRHGSLFGYLGVAQNMESQQARESTLAAAAQEAHEAARLKSVFLATMSHEIRTPMNAIMAMSRYLMTTNLDEDQREITEIGWKAARNLLDMLDRVLDLSKVEAGGMTLESSAFSPIVLTQDCASLWKADATGKGLAFLMALPAEVPAVVGDPLRLRQVINNLLGNALKFTAQGSITLRLQVEDEGPFLHLRWAVEDTGIGMSPAVLQRLFRPFTQADVGITRQYGGSGLGLALSHELLRLMGGSIQVESTQDKGTTFTVDVRLPRA from the coding sequence ATGGCCGCCCGCCCCGGACACTTCTGGATCAGCTTGGCGGCCCTGGGTGCTCCGGCGCTCATCGCTTGGCAGCTGCTTCGACCAGCGCCAGCCGCGCGCCCAGCCTGGTGGCTGGGCTCCGCACTGGTGGTGATCCTTCTGCTTTGGGTGGCAGCTCTGTCCTTCCTGCTCGTGCGTCGCCGGATGGAGCTCCAATCCCGCCTGGCTGAGGAGCGGGATTCCCAGCAGCGGCTGTTGAAGGCCGTGATGGACGCCGCCACGGAAGTGGCCCTCATCGCCACGGATGCCCAGGGTGTCATCCAGCTCTTCAACGCGGGCGCGGAACAGATGCTGGGCCTGAAGGCGCAGGAGGTCATCCACCGCATGACGCCCGAGGCCTTTCACCTGCCCGAGGAGGCCGAGGCCCGGGGGCGGGAGCTGAGCGAGGCCCTGGGCGTGCCCATCCGCGGTTTCGAGGTGTACTCGGCCCTGCCCCAGCGGGGCCTCAGCGAGGTGCGCACCTGGACTTACCGCCGTGCCGACGGCCAGCACATTCCCGTTCGGCTGGCGGTCACGGCGCTTCGAGATCGCCACGGCAGCCTCTTCGGCTACCTGGGCGTGGCCCAGAACATGGAGAGCCAGCAGGCGAGGGAATCCACCCTGGCCGCCGCGGCCCAGGAGGCCCACGAGGCCGCCCGCCTGAAATCCGTGTTCCTCGCCACCATGAGCCACGAGATCCGCACGCCCATGAACGCCATCATGGCCATGTCGCGCTACCTCATGACCACCAACCTCGACGAGGATCAGCGCGAGATCACGGAGATCGGCTGGAAGGCGGCCCGCAACCTGCTGGACATGCTCGATCGGGTGCTGGACCTCTCCAAGGTGGAGGCCGGTGGCATGACGCTGGAAAGCTCCGCGTTCTCGCCCATCGTGCTCACCCAGGACTGCGCCAGCCTCTGGAAGGCCGACGCCACCGGCAAGGGGCTGGCCTTCCTCATGGCCCTTCCCGCGGAGGTTCCCGCCGTGGTGGGCGACCCCCTGCGGTTGCGGCAGGTCATCAACAACCTGCTGGGCAATGCGCTGAAGTTCACCGCCCAGGGCAGCATCACCCTGCGCCTGCAGGTAGAGGATGAAGGCCCGTTCCTGCACCTGCGCTGGGCCGTGGAAGACACGGGCATCGGCATGTCTCCGGCAGTGCTGCAGCGCCTCTTCCGCCCCTTCACCCAGGCCGATGTGGGCATCACCCGGCAGTACGGCGGCAGCGGGTTGGGGCTGGCGCTGAGCCATGAACTGCTGCGCCTCATGGGCGGCAGCATCCAGGTGGAAAGCACCCAGGACAAGGGCACCACCTTCACCGTGGACGTGCGGCTACCCAGGGCCTGA
- the trpS gene encoding tryptophan--tRNA ligase — MQQRVLSGIQPSGSQHIGHLVGALDNFTRLQGEGEAFYMIADWHALTSKYESVEEIWPATQELTATYLAAGLDPNQATIFVQSLVKEHAELHLLLSMVTPLSWLERVPTYKEKLQNAVADLGSYGFLGYPLLQTADIIIYKADKVPVGEDQLFHLELAREVVRRFNFLFKREVFPEPAAVLTKTPKVPGLDGRKMSKSYGNCIYLRDSNADILEKCTRQMASDPARLRKTDPGNPDICPVFEFHKLFSDAATVELVNTECRRAGIGCFDCKKRVAEAITRRVEPVREKIEGHLARPGDIDGVLREGSARARQVAAETMADVRDAMKMPTL; from the coding sequence ATGCAGCAGCGCGTTCTTTCCGGCATCCAGCCTTCGGGCTCTCAGCACATCGGCCACCTGGTGGGTGCCCTCGACAACTTCACGCGGCTGCAGGGCGAAGGCGAGGCCTTCTACATGATCGCGGATTGGCACGCCCTCACCTCGAAGTACGAATCTGTCGAGGAGATCTGGCCCGCCACACAGGAGCTCACCGCCACCTATCTGGCGGCGGGGCTGGATCCCAACCAGGCCACGATCTTCGTGCAGAGCCTGGTGAAAGAGCACGCCGAGCTGCATCTGCTGCTCTCCATGGTGACGCCGCTCTCCTGGCTGGAGCGCGTGCCCACCTACAAGGAGAAGCTGCAGAACGCCGTGGCTGATCTGGGCAGCTACGGCTTCCTGGGCTACCCCCTGCTGCAGACCGCCGACATCATCATCTACAAGGCCGACAAGGTGCCCGTGGGCGAAGATCAGCTCTTCCATCTGGAACTGGCCCGCGAGGTGGTCCGCCGCTTCAACTTCCTGTTCAAGCGGGAAGTCTTCCCCGAGCCCGCGGCGGTGCTCACCAAGACGCCCAAGGTGCCCGGACTCGACGGACGGAAGATGTCCAAGAGCTACGGGAACTGCATCTATCTGCGCGACAGCAATGCCGACATCCTGGAGAAATGCACCCGCCAGATGGCCTCCGACCCGGCCCGTCTGCGCAAGACCGATCCCGGAAACCCAGACATCTGCCCCGTCTTCGAGTTCCACAAGCTCTTCAGTGATGCGGCCACGGTGGAATTGGTGAACACCGAATGCCGCCGCGCGGGCATCGGCTGCTTCGACTGCAAGAAGCGCGTGGCGGAAGCCATCACCCGCCGCGTGGAGCCCGTGCGCGAGAAGATCGAGGGGCACCTCGCCCGCCCCGGCGACATCGATGGGGTGCTCCGTGAGGGCAGCGCCCGCGCCCGCCAGGTGGCCGCGGAAACCATGGCCGACGTGCGGG
- a CDS encoding aldehyde dehydrogenase family protein — translation MYLKANSPHAASAGKSVIGFNVINGKEVEGDLSLIQSKSAVDSRDLVGMFPDSGEKDVARAAKAAADAFGAWSHTPLAQRQSVARQTAAILTAHLDKLARIIIREIGMTPREAESEVRQAIEACTFFAAETEAILKRPRTKGSRRRPLGVCAILATGCSPLAAPARKILPAILSGNTVVWKPSDNAPTAAYLLLRAMMEAGLPHGVVNTVNGRGRAGCGKHFLAGIDKGLFQSFSFVGSADLGRHVGEICGRNLIQPNLEVVGKGFMVILPDANLKQAAADAALAAFSQAGQGQVALGNILLHQDCAEAFKKAFLAKVASLEVGNPLSDPDVAYGPILNARTATTFREHWEKGQAEGATLLTGGEQWNESHRTAQVKGNVGHGVYMQPCVWEGVTPEMGLFRHRVLGPTVNLITCSDLDQAMGWLGAAEGSLAHSLYTRDRAAIQRFQRESRADLVLVNATATDPSALLPFTGHGTRPGRQNALEVFSRWQSTNQKPDEAAAPMPEHGSAPVIQTDWASL, via the coding sequence ATGTATCTGAAAGCCAACTCGCCCCATGCCGCCTCGGCGGGAAAAAGCGTCATCGGGTTCAACGTCATCAACGGCAAAGAGGTAGAGGGGGACCTGTCCCTCATCCAATCCAAGTCGGCGGTGGACAGCCGCGATCTGGTGGGCATGTTCCCCGACAGCGGCGAAAAGGATGTGGCTCGGGCCGCGAAGGCCGCAGCCGATGCCTTCGGCGCCTGGTCTCATACACCCCTGGCTCAGCGCCAGTCTGTGGCCCGCCAGACGGCGGCCATCCTGACCGCCCACCTGGACAAGCTGGCACGCATCATCATCCGGGAAATCGGCATGACCCCCCGCGAGGCCGAAAGCGAAGTCCGGCAAGCCATCGAGGCCTGCACCTTCTTCGCCGCTGAAACCGAAGCCATCCTGAAGCGCCCCAGGACCAAGGGTTCCCGCCGTCGGCCCCTCGGCGTCTGCGCCATTCTCGCCACAGGCTGCTCGCCTCTGGCCGCTCCAGCCCGCAAGATCCTCCCGGCCATCCTCAGCGGCAACACGGTGGTGTGGAAACCCAGCGACAACGCCCCCACGGCCGCCTACCTGTTGCTGCGCGCCATGATGGAGGCGGGCCTGCCCCACGGTGTCGTGAACACCGTGAACGGTCGAGGCCGGGCTGGCTGTGGCAAGCATTTTCTGGCCGGCATCGACAAGGGCCTGTTCCAGTCCTTCAGCTTCGTGGGCTCCGCCGACCTGGGCCGCCATGTGGGCGAGATCTGCGGCCGGAACCTGATCCAGCCAAACCTGGAAGTGGTGGGAAAAGGTTTCATGGTCATCCTGCCCGATGCGAACCTCAAGCAGGCCGCGGCCGACGCTGCCCTCGCCGCCTTCAGCCAGGCGGGCCAGGGACAGGTCGCCCTCGGCAACATCCTCCTTCATCAAGACTGCGCCGAGGCCTTCAAGAAAGCCTTCCTGGCCAAGGTGGCCAGCCTGGAAGTAGGCAATCCCCTCAGCGATCCCGATGTGGCCTACGGCCCCATCCTGAATGCCCGCACAGCCACCACTTTCCGGGAGCATTGGGAGAAGGGCCAGGCTGAAGGCGCCACCCTGCTCACCGGTGGAGAACAGTGGAATGAATCCCATCGCACCGCCCAGGTGAAGGGCAACGTGGGTCATGGCGTCTACATGCAGCCCTGTGTGTGGGAGGGTGTCACCCCGGAAATGGGTCTGTTCCGCCATCGCGTGCTGGGGCCCACGGTGAACCTCATCACCTGCAGCGATCTCGATCAGGCCATGGGCTGGCTGGGCGCTGCCGAAGGCAGCCTGGCGCACAGCCTCTACACCCGTGATCGAGCCGCCATCCAGCGTTTCCAGCGCGAGAGCCGGGCAGACCTCGTGCTGGTCAACGCCACGGCCACAGATCCTTCCGCCCTCCTGCCCTTCACGGGCCATGGCACCCGTCCCGGTCGACAAAACGCCCTGGAGGTTTTCAGCCGCTGGCAGTCCACCAATCAAAAACCGGATGAAGCAGCCGCTCCCATGCCTGAGCATGGCTCGGCCCCGGTGATCCAGACCGATTGGGCCAGCCTCTAG
- a CDS encoding APC family permease: MSAPGYRRHVGLFSATMLIAGSMIGSGVFIVAADMVRTGHTGGFLLAAWGLTAILTLFAALSYGELAGMFPQAGGQYTYLRETYGPVAGFLYGWTFFVVIECGTIAAVAVGFGKYLGSFFPAITDTAWIGPHLDVPLMRVTQAISVGPYHLGLTPSRLSGIAVVLFLSAVNLYGVKLGARIQNLFTVAKIGGLAALILLGLLLKPSVAPVQTPFLPLDGSPALPFLTALLVVQTGSMFSADAWNSVTFIAGEVKEPQRTIPYSLLIGTTTVCGLYFLANAVYLKVLGPTGIANAPQDRVGSLALQVLLGSGGGLIMAGSILVSMFGCLNGLVLSGARVYQRMAEDGLFYPSAAKLNTHGVPAFGLWIQAFWTCLLTLTGTYGQLLDFVMLPTILFYILTVGGVFLLRWRRPELDRPVRVWGYPVVPALYLLGATAIVGALFIYRPSYSWPGLLLVALGGPVYLAVKPRVKA; this comes from the coding sequence ATGAGCGCACCCGGCTACCGCCGCCACGTCGGCCTGTTCTCCGCCACCATGCTCATCGCCGGCTCCATGATCGGCTCCGGTGTCTTCATCGTCGCGGCGGACATGGTCCGCACGGGCCACACGGGGGGCTTCCTCCTGGCGGCCTGGGGCCTCACGGCGATCCTCACCCTCTTCGCGGCCCTGAGTTATGGTGAACTGGCGGGCATGTTCCCCCAGGCCGGGGGTCAGTACACCTACCTCCGCGAAACCTACGGTCCCGTGGCCGGGTTCCTCTACGGCTGGACCTTCTTCGTGGTCATCGAGTGCGGCACCATCGCCGCCGTGGCCGTGGGGTTCGGCAAGTATCTGGGTTCCTTCTTCCCCGCCATCACCGACACGGCTTGGATCGGCCCCCACCTGGACGTGCCTCTGATGCGGGTCACCCAGGCCATCAGTGTGGGCCCCTACCACCTGGGACTGACGCCTTCGCGCCTCTCGGGCATCGCGGTGGTGCTGTTCCTCAGCGCCGTGAACCTCTACGGCGTGAAGCTCGGCGCCCGCATCCAGAACCTGTTCACCGTCGCCAAGATCGGCGGCCTCGCCGCGCTGATCCTGCTGGGGCTGCTGCTGAAGCCCTCGGTGGCCCCGGTCCAGACGCCCTTCCTGCCCCTGGACGGCTCGCCCGCCCTGCCCTTCCTCACCGCGCTGCTGGTGGTGCAGACGGGCAGCATGTTCTCCGCGGATGCCTGGAATTCCGTCACCTTCATCGCGGGGGAAGTGAAGGAACCCCAGCGCACGATTCCCTACTCGCTGCTCATCGGCACCACCACGGTCTGCGGTCTCTACTTCCTGGCCAATGCCGTCTACCTGAAGGTGCTTGGGCCCACCGGGATCGCCAACGCCCCCCAGGACCGGGTGGGCAGCCTGGCCCTGCAGGTGCTACTGGGCAGCGGCGGCGGGCTGATCATGGCTGGCAGCATCCTCGTGTCCATGTTCGGCTGCCTCAACGGCCTGGTGCTTTCCGGCGCCCGGGTCTACCAGCGCATGGCCGAGGATGGCCTCTTCTACCCCAGCGCTGCCAAGCTCAACACGCATGGCGTGCCAGCCTTCGGCCTCTGGATCCAGGCCTTCTGGACCTGCCTGCTCACCCTCACGGGAACCTACGGGCAGCTGCTGGATTTCGTCATGCTGCCCACCATCCTCTTCTACATCCTCACCGTGGGTGGTGTTTTCCTCCTGCGCTGGCGGCGGCCCGAACTGGACCGCCCCGTGCGTGTCTGGGGCTATCCGGTGGTGCCGGCCCTCTACCTCCTGGGCGCCACCGCCATCGTCGGCGCCCTCTTCATCTACCGTCCCAGTTATTCCTGGCCTGGCCTCCTGCTGGTGGCGCTGGGTGGGCCCGTGTACCTGGCGGTGAAACCCCGCGTGAAAGCCTGA
- a CDS encoding site-2 protease family protein, which yields MFDNLSIPTILVSYVALLFSLSVHEASHATAAYWLKDDTAARLGRMTLNPLAHMDPLGTFVFPLLGMATGFPFIGWAKPVPVDPRNLDRRFSQRGGYALVAAAGPTSNMILALIFLGILLVLVSVVGLPPAMELRLFGHALLARKVESLQALELGTGMTLALALCGRLVLINIGLALFNLLPMGPLDGAGILRGMLPWRWLPKFDRVQPWMGGVLIVLALTGLLGYVIGPVFGVILTAIESIARLILGA from the coding sequence GTGTTCGACAACCTCTCCATTCCCACCATCCTCGTGAGCTACGTGGCCCTGCTGTTCAGCCTCAGCGTCCACGAGGCCAGCCATGCCACGGCGGCCTACTGGCTGAAGGATGACACCGCTGCGCGGCTGGGGCGCATGACCCTGAATCCGCTGGCCCATATGGATCCGCTTGGGACCTTCGTGTTCCCGCTCCTCGGCATGGCCACGGGCTTCCCCTTCATTGGTTGGGCTAAGCCGGTGCCCGTGGATCCGCGCAACCTGGACCGCCGTTTCTCCCAGCGGGGCGGCTATGCCCTGGTGGCCGCGGCTGGGCCCACCTCGAACATGATTCTGGCCCTGATCTTTCTGGGCATCCTCCTGGTGCTCGTCAGTGTGGTGGGGCTGCCCCCGGCCATGGAATTGCGGCTCTTTGGCCATGCGCTGCTGGCCCGCAAAGTCGAGAGCCTCCAGGCCCTGGAACTGGGCACAGGCATGACCCTGGCGCTGGCTCTTTGCGGGCGTCTGGTGCTCATCAACATTGGTCTGGCTCTGTTCAACCTCTTGCCCATGGGGCCCTTGGATGGAGCAGGCATCCTCCGGGGGATGCTGCCCTGGCGCTGGCTGCCGAAATTCGACCGGGTTCAGCCCTGGATGGGGGGCGTCCTCATTGTTTTGGCGCTCACGGGTCTGCTGGGCTATGTCATCGGCCCCGTCTTCGGGGTGATTCTCACTGCGATCGAATCGATCGCCCGCCTGATCCTAGGAGCTTGA
- a CDS encoding TlyA family RNA methyltransferase: MAKQRLDLLLVELGLCETRAKAQARILAGDVLVEDRPITKAGTAVDEAAIIRLRGEALPFVSRGGLKLAGALDRWGIDPSGLVCFDAGSSTGGFTDCLLQRGAAKVYAVDVGTNQLHWKLRSDARVVSMEQVNLRTWDPNVIPEKCALLVADLSFISLRLAIPPVLPSLLPGAEAVLLVKPQFEAGREDVGAGGIVRDGAVHRRVLVDTWAFFAETQLRPQALALSPIKGGEGNVEFLLRLRLGAEAGDLGAALAALEL; encoded by the coding sequence GTGGCTAAGCAGCGGCTCGACCTGCTTCTGGTGGAGCTTGGCCTCTGCGAGACCCGCGCCAAGGCCCAGGCCCGCATCCTCGCCGGGGATGTGCTGGTGGAGGATCGTCCCATCACCAAGGCGGGCACGGCCGTGGATGAGGCCGCCATCATCCGACTGCGGGGCGAGGCCCTGCCTTTTGTGAGCCGAGGCGGCCTGAAGCTGGCTGGGGCCCTGGATCGCTGGGGCATCGATCCCAGCGGGCTCGTCTGTTTCGATGCGGGCTCCAGCACCGGGGGCTTCACGGATTGCCTGCTGCAACGAGGCGCCGCGAAGGTTTACGCCGTGGATGTGGGCACCAACCAACTGCACTGGAAACTCCGCAGCGATGCCCGGGTGGTGTCCATGGAGCAGGTGAACCTCCGCACCTGGGATCCGAATGTCATTCCCGAAAAATGCGCCCTGCTGGTGGCCGATCTGAGCTTCATCTCGCTGCGGCTGGCCATTCCACCTGTGTTGCCCAGCCTGCTGCCGGGGGCGGAGGCTGTGCTGCTGGTGAAGCCTCAGTTCGAGGCGGGCCGCGAGGATGTGGGCGCCGGGGGCATCGTGCGCGATGGCGCCGTGCACCGGCGGGTGCTGGTGGACACCTGGGCCTTCTTCGCGGAAACCCAGTTGCGGCCGCAAGCCCTGGCCCTCAGCCCCATCAAGGGCGGGGAGGGAAACGTGGAGTTCCTCCTGCGCCTGCGGTTGGGAGCGGAGGCGGGCGACCTCGGCGCGGCTTTGGCGGCCCTGGAACTCTGA